One Candidatus Delongbacteria bacterium genomic window, AGAGCTTTGAAATTCATATAAATAAGAGAGGAAGGTAAATTGATTTTAACTTCATAGGTATCATTTTTTTTAAAATCAATTATCTCATCAATTTCTAAAAGAACTCCTTTTAGAGATATGTCCAAAAGTTTCGATTTAATCCAATTATTATTAAAATTAATGTACGTATCTGTATTAAATTCAACTCTGGAAAATTTTCTTTTGTCAGATTCATTAGGCATATTTTAACCTCACATATTATGAAAGTATTATTTACTCATTTATTTGTATAATATTGAAGTTAAAGCTATAAGTCAAATCAAATTTCCAATCATTATAATCATTTGAGCATCCAATCTTTATCAAATCCTTTTATTAATATCTTTGAAACACAATTATCAATGGCATTCGAAATTATTTTTCCAGATTTCAAACTGTCGTGAAGAGTAATGATTGAATTTGATCTTAAATATCTCAAGGATCTATCCACAATATCTATATTCCCACTATAATCATAAGTTAGGCAGCTCCAAAGCATCATTTTCATATTAAAACTTTTTACAATTTGATAGTAACCTGGTTTTACTCTACCATGAGGAGGTCTAAAAAACCTTACATTGAAACCTGTTGTATCACAAATCATCTTATTGCAATTCTCAACCTCATTAGCAATCATATTTAGACTCGAAAAAATATTACTTCTGTAATGTCTCATAGTATGATTTCCAATTTCGTGTCCTTTTTCAATAATCAATCTAGCCAAACTCGGAAATCTTTTTACATTCTCTCCGACGACAAAAAAAATAGATTTCAAGTTATATTCTTCAAGTTTATCCAGAATCACTCTGGTATAATATTCTGTAGGACCATCATCAAAAGTCAACAAAACTCCACTATTTGTTTCCCATATATAGTCGTTAAGATATTTTTTTATTATTCTGGGGGGG contains:
- a CDS encoding PilZ domain-containing protein encodes the protein MPNESDKRKFSRVEFNTDTYINFNNNWIKSKLLDISLKGVLLEIDEIIDFKKNDTYEVKINLPSSLIYMNFKALLVHISGKRFGLKFVHIDSDTFIHLRRLMELNIGSDSTITDELSFLSDN
- a CDS encoding polysaccharide deacetylase family protein, translating into MRLKYDPPRIIKKYLNDYIWETNSGVLLTFDDGPTEYYTRVILDKLEEYNLKSIFFVVGENVKRFPSLARLIIEKGHEIGNHTMRHYRSNIFSSLNMIANEVENCNKMICDTTGFNVRFFRPPHGRVKPGYYQIVKSFNMKMMLWSCLTYDYSGNIDIVDRSLRYLRSNSIITLHDSLKSGKIISNAIDNCVSKILIKGFDKDWMLK